One Marmota flaviventris isolate mMarFla1 chromosome 17, mMarFla1.hap1, whole genome shotgun sequence genomic window, AAAAGTTGGGggctattttatttacttatttatttacttacttacttatatgTTGGgggttattttaaataataagcaCTGGAATCATGTCTGGTGCCAGTGACCTGAATGGCAGCCATGTGTCAGGACTATACGTAAAATCTTGCAGCGTGTGTTACAACAGGCCGTGAGCGCGAGCgcttgtgtacacacacacacggccaCACCATGCTATTTGCCCACCACGCCCTGCAGGGGACCTGGAGGGAGGGGTCTGCAGGACGACAGGAGAACACAGGAGAGCTCGCACAGAAGCGTCCCGTCCGAGGCTCTGCGCGGGAGACCGGACCCTTCTGGCAGCCCAAGGCGCGCGTCCCCGGACTACCCGGTGCTCTAGGGCTCAGGGCTGTCAAAGGACGACGCAGCGTTCCGGACAATGGCTGGTCACAGGCTCCTGAGCACCCACTACCCAAGCCTCTAGCTTCCCCTCCGTCGCCTGGAGATGTCTGCATCTCCCGCACGCGACATCTCCAGGACCTGAGGCTCCCTAGGCAAGGTGCCGTCCGGAGCGCCGCGGCCTCCGGGTGCGGGAGgtcgcccgcccgcccgccccccccTCATCCTCCGCGATCAGGGAGAGCTCGGCCCTTCTCTCCTGCTGCTCAACAGTCCTTTCCCGTCGTCCCAGGAAGGTCCCCAGGCGCCCGGAGTCGGCGGGGAGAGCCGGCCTCACTCACCCGGTGCAGGAAGCTCAGGCGGTCCCGCAGCGGCGGCGCGGCAGCCATGGTCCAAGTCACCTCCCGGCCTGCCCCGCTTCCGCCAGGCCCGGGTCCTCCAATCACCGCGCGGCTCTGGCCCCGCTAGCCAATCGCTCGCGGGAGGCGGGCCCTAAGGTCGGCTTCGTGAGCAATTTGAGTCTGAACCAACCCGCAGTCCCAGACCACAGACAGACAAGGACCAGAGCCAACTGCAGGGGCTCTAGGCCTCCAACCTGGAAAAGTGGGCAAGCTAAGCCCGGAAGCGCCGACCGATTTACAGCTGGACGCCGGAAGAGGGCGGGCTTAAGATGGCGGCGCCCTCAGGTGCCCGGAAGACCCGCTCATGTCGGCAAACGGAGCGGTGTGGGGGCGCGTGCGGAGCCGCCTCCGCGCCTTCCCGGAGCGCTTGGCGGCCTGCGGGGCCGAGGTAAGGAGCCGAGGGCGGGGCCGTGCCTGTGGGGCCAGAAGGGCCGCACGGGCCGTGGCGGGGGGGCGATGGCCGCGGTCAGGCCCCCGACGGCGCCCTCCCCTTGCAGGCTGCGGCGTACGGCAGGTGCGTGCAGGCCTCCACGGCCCCCGGCGGCCGCCTGAGCAAGGACGTCTGCGCGCGGGAGTTCGAGGCCCTGCGGAGCTGCTTCGCCGCCGCGGTAGGTGGGCGCGACCCCAGCCCCAACCCGCCCCAGGGTCGGGCTCTCTCCCTCAGGCCGCGGGGAGGACCGGCGGTGACCGATGGAAGGCGCTCGCGCCAACTCACGTTGGCATGTCACCCAGGGCCGTCCTGCCTGTTTGCAGCACGCGCTAGTGGCCGCTGCCCCGCGCCCCCTTCATCGCTGACCATTCCACAAGGAGTCCTGGTCGGTTCTTGGTCCGAGATTTCGTCTGTCTCTGACCCCTGCACCTGCGTCCTTCCTGTTTCTGGGCTTCAGCATCTTCTGGTCCGTGCCATGGGTCTTTATGCAATAAAAGTCCTGTACAAATAGCCACATACTTTAAGGGGAAAGACCCAGGCCCTGGTGAAAGTGGGGTTCGTGGAGGCTGGAGGCCTGGGCCATGGTGAATGTTCCAGAACAGGACTGGGAAGCTGTCACCTGCCAATGGggcttttgttgtttatttatttttatttttttgtactggggattgaacccagggcacttaatcCCTGCGCCAcgcccccatcccttttttgcattttttattttagagacaggaccttgctaagttgctgaggctggctttagactcacaatcctcctgcctcagcctccttagcaactgggattacaggtactaCTACACCGGGCCCAATAGGGCTTTAACCACAAGGGTCTTGTGCCATCATTATTCTGGGGTTGCATATACCTTAGGTACCCCTAATTCAGTCTGGGGTCTGAGGTGAGTCATGATGCCAGTGATTCCTTGTTTACTGGAAGCTATTAATGCAGGGAATTGGGCCAAAAAAAACCATAGCTGGCTAAGACTCACAGGATTCAGTGAATCTCAAGCAACTTCTTGATGTTTCAGGACTGCCCTAGGCAGAATGGCAGTGGACGAGGAATCTGGTTCGTGTTCTCCTTTTTGGAAGGCTTAGGGAACTCTCTCTTCTTTTAGTTCTTATGGCTTAGCCCCACCATGTGGCCCCTTGACTAGCTGCCCATCCAGAGGCCAGTCACTCACCAGCAGTTGCCCTTTGTTCCTTTCGGCAGCTTCCCGGCCTCACTGCCCTTCAGAGGGGAAAGGCAGCTTGTGGCAGCTCTGTGTTAGATGAAGAGTGGCGTGCTCCTGCTGTTTGTAGGTCTCTGTGGCTGGTCAAGAGCTAACCCTTAGGTTGTCTGGCCAtctgtgacccccccccccccacacactcttTTGCCAAGGTCAGGTAAAG contains:
- the Ndufaf8 gene encoding NADH dehydrogenase [ubiquinone] 1 alpha subcomplex assembly factor 8: MSANGAVWGRVRSRLRAFPERLAACGAEAAAYGRCVQASTAPGGRLSKDVCAREFEALRSCFAAAAKRTLKGSS